One Esox lucius isolate fEsoLuc1 chromosome 1, fEsoLuc1.pri, whole genome shotgun sequence genomic region harbors:
- the ssh2a gene encoding uncharacterized protein ssh2a isoform X2, with amino-acid sequence MALVTVQRSPTPSTTSSPCVSETGSGEEDRHSQPRSISESFLTVKGAALFLPRGNGSSSSSAPRLSQRRNKHTGDLQQHLQTMFTVLRPEDNIRLAVRLESAYAQPQCTRYMVVVSTNGRQDTEESVVLGMDFSSADSSCTVGLVLPLWSDTLIHLDGDGGFSVSTVNRVHVFKPVSVQAMWSALQSLHKACEVARCHNYYPGSLFLTWVSYYQSRVSSDQVCINQWNAMQDVQSHRADSPILFTDVPTERERTERLIKTRLREIMMQKDLENVTSKEIRTELEMQMVCNLREFKEFIDNEMIVILGQMDSPTEIFDHVYLGSEWNASNLEELQNSGVRYILNVTREIDNFFPGMFEYHNIRVYDEEATNLLEYWNDTYKFITKAKKAGAKCLVHCKMGVSRSASTVIAYAMKEYGWDLGRAFDHVKERRTVTKPNPSFMRQLEEYQGILLASKQRHNKLWRSHSDSDLSERYETPLCKTRPHSHTLGRSDLHHHDGPAPSLKHLLASAVLQALGGADEPDGQTEGSLTSGTNSEPSRLTRSHSHSPVSGLSNGLGESRETLFLPLLPRPQAAAVHQDAVDNSSLAAVAVTVPVAAVPHPPPSLHVPPPSPQLSAKVPHLGLSGPRLPSPVPELKSHCAALTLDLPDPGRSEVIPQAALQSSDNATNTSGRPLTDPLGGRGDCVTMISPGEPMGPVPPTMPLSEGPCDNDDNNNPRGTADPPDGTHASSSSNLSTDSIDFFSAREKFLGLSEQAAPRTPQSRCPTQEPRPLSLEDPAGEPPATELEEQGKNSPTTEDGSAQALSPHPDNGVSVRHLVTEIESISHPAAPVWFSQQLGPEDHDGETPLTPPCYPQSPSTPPSDLPAGSVRRATKQLEQKLRQELDLPLSTLPSQRSPLHTPSTDSPAADCPPLVSPAADCPPLVSPAADCPPLVSPAADCPPLVSPAADCPPLVSPAADCPPLVSPAADCPPLVSPAADCPPLVSPAADCPPLVSPAADCPPLVSPAADCPPLVSPAADCLLQHRLTSTPDLRTLTEVFSVSQGDTESARGMEQGRFVVSDMDIGPHPVFPSYPNAHPFSGPVPTIALPSLDLSPAHPPPSPTRLWLEGVTALDSDTDGPSPLHRGRLALARSSEELAKIQETLRELHAFLYEAGGFGAGKGPGTLGQAASLHGRYRRETPRWQRAMEVEARIRQAGLTTPSLMKRSASLAKLDCLELSANDLSDWDLRPPTKNNHRPQGPPPVPIPNRTGPDDVSKKLRILSVSPPISPSLLDPDRTESDNPKLGTEDDPSPSAFLLQGEEREEGLETDHSPQLTCTQSPKSAVPMVASARQQQPLGKSHPQRRLRKAADKRRTATLFYNTM; translated from the exons ATGGCGCTGGTCACCGTTCAGCGTTCGCCAACACCCAGCACTACCTCCAGCCCCTGCGTGTCG GAAACAGGCAGCGGCGAGGAGGACCGACACTCCCAGCCCCGGAG CATCAGCGAGAGCTTCCTGACGGTGAAGGGTGCCGCCCTCTTCCTGCCTCGGGGGAAtggctcctcctcttcctcggcGCCTCGCCTCAGCCAGCGACGTAATAAACATACAG GTGACCTCCAGCAGCACCTACAGACCATGTTCACTGTCCTGCGTCCTGAGGACAACATCCGCCTG GCAGTGCGTCTGGAGAGTGCCTACGCCCAGCCTCAGTGCACCCGCTACATGGTGGTGGTGTCTACCAATGGGAGGCAGGACACTGAGGAGAGTGTGGTGCTGGGAATGGACTTCAGCTCCGCAGACAG CTCTTGCACCGTCGGGCTGGTTTTACCCCTGTGGAGCGACACACTGATTCACTTGGATGGAGATGG gggCTTCAGTGTGTCCACGGTCAACAGGGTCCATGTCTTCAAACCAGTGTCTGTACAGGCCATGTG gtcTGCTCTCCAGTCTCTCCATAAGGCCTGTGAGGTGGCCCGTTGCCATAACTACTACCCcgggagtctgtttctgacctgGGTCAGTTACTACCAGAGCCGCGTCTCCTCTGACCAGGTCTGCATAAACCAGTGGAACGCCATGCAGGATGTCCAGTCCCACCGGGCCGACTCGCCAATCCTCTTCACCGACGT GCCAACGGAGAGGGAGCGTACCGAGCGGCTGATCAAGACTCGCCTCAGGGAGATCATGATGCAGAAAGACCTGGAGAACGTCACCTCCAAAGAG ATTCGTACAGAGCTGGAGATGCAGATGGTGTGCAACCTTCGAGAGTTTAAGGAGTTCATCGACAATGAGATGATCGTCATCCTGGGTCAGATGGACAGCCCCACAGAGATCTTTGACCACGTCTACTTA GGTTCTGAGTGGAACGCGTCTAACTTAGAAGAGCTGCAGAACAGCGG TGTGAGGTACATCCTCAACGTGACGCGGGAGATTGACAATTTCTTCCCAGGAATGTTTGAGTACCACAACATACGCGTGTATGACGAGGAAGCCACCAACCTCCTGGAGTACTGGAATGACACCTACAAGTTCATAACCAAGGCCAA GAAGGCGGGTGCTAAGTGTCTGGTCCACTGTAAGATGGGAGTGAGCCGTTCCGCGTCCACGGTGATCGCCTACGCCATGAAGGAGTATGGCTGGGACCTGGGGAGGGCCTTCGACCATGTGAAGGAGCGCCGTACCGTCACAAAACCCAACCCCTCTTTCATGAGACAGTTAGAGGAGTACCAGGGAATCCTGTTGGCCAG TAAACAGAGGCACAACAAGCTGTGGCGTTCCCACTCTGACAGCGACCTCTCGGAGCGTTACGAGACCCCGCTGTGTAAGACCAGACCCCACAGCCACACACTGGGCCGCTCTGACCTCCACCACCACGACGGGCCCGCCCCCTCCCTGAAACACCTCCTGGCCTCAGCCGTGCTCCAGGCGCTGGGCGGCGCCGACGAGCCCGACGGCCAGACGGAAGGCTCGCTAACCTCAGGCACAAACTCTGAGCCCTCCCGACTCACCCGTTCCCACTCCCACTCCCCGGTGTCTGGTCTGTCCAACGGCCTGGGTGAGTCCCGGGAGACGCTCTTCCTCCCGCTGCTTCCCCGGCCCCAGGCAGCCGCGGTGCACCAAGACGCCGTGGACAACTCGTCTCTGGCGGCTGTGGCCGTGACTGTGCCCGTCGCCGCcgtcccccaccctcccccctcgTTGCATGTCCCCCCTCCGTCCCCCCAACTATCGGCCAAAGTCCCCCACCTAGGTTTGAGCGGCCCACGGCTGCCCAGCCCTGTGCCTGAATTAAAATCTCACTGTGCTGCGCTGACCCTGGATTTGCCTGACCCCGGCCGCTCCGAGGTCATACCTCAGGCCGCCCTGCAGTCCAGCGACAATGCCACCAATACCTCGGGGCGCCCCCTGACTGACCCGCTGGGCGGTAGAGGGGACTGCGTCACCATGATCTCCCCGGGCGAACCCATGGGCCCGGTCCCCCCCACCATGCCTCTCTCTGAAGGACCCTGTGACAACGATGACAATAACAACCCCCGGGGCACCGCCGACCCCCCCGACGGTACCCACGCCAGCTCGTCCTCCAACCTCAGCACGGACAGCATAGACTTTTTCAGCGCGCGCGAGAAGTTCCTGGGCCTGTCGGAGCAGGCGGCTCCGCGGACGCCCCAGTCTCGGTGCCCCACTCAGGAGCCGCGGCCGCTGTCTCTCGAGGACCCCGCCGGGGAACCCCCAGCGACCGAGCTGGAGGAGCAGGGAAAG AACTCCCCCACTACGGAAGACGGCTCGGCCCAAGCCTTGTCTCCTCACCCCGACAACGGCGTGTCAGTCCGCCATCTTGTCACGGAGATAGAGTCCATATCCCACCCCGCGGCCCCTGTCTGGTTCTCCCAGCAGCTGGGCCCCGAGGACCATGATGGGGAGACCCCACTGACCCCGCCCTGTTACCCACAATCCCCCTCCACGCCGCCTTCCGATTTGCCGGCCGGCTCAGTGCGCAGGGCCACTAAACAGCTGGAACAGAAGTTGAGGCAGGAGCTGGACTTGCCTCTCAGCACCTTGCCTAGCCAACGCTCACCTCTCCACACACCAAGTACTGACTCTCCTGCCGCAGACTGCCCCCCCCTGGTCTCTCCTGCCGCAGACTGCCCCCCCCTGGTCTCTCCTGCCGCAGACTGCCCCCCCCTGGTCTCTCCTGCCGCAGACTGCCCCCCCCTGGTCTCTCCTGCCGCAGACTGCCCCCCCCTGGTCTCTCCTGCCGCAGACTGCCCCCCCCTGGTCTCTCCTGCCGCAGACTGCCCCCCCCTGGTCTCTCCTGCCGCAGACTGCCCCCCCCTGGTCTCTCCTGCCGCAGACTGCCCCCCCCTGGTCTCTCCTGCCGCAGACTGCCCCCCCCTGGTCTCTCCTGCCGCAGACTGCCCTCCCCTGGTCTCTCCTGCCGCAGACTGCCTTCTGCAGCACAGGCTTACCTCTACTCCTGATCTCCGAACTCTGACTGAGGTTTTCAGTGTGTCACAAGGAGACACAGAGTCAGCCAGAGGGATGGAGCAGGGAAGGTTTGTTGTCTCAGACATGGACATTGGCCCACACCCTGTCTTCCCTTCCTACCCAAATGCTCACCCCTTCTCTGGCCCTGTCCCCACCATCGCGCTGCCTTCTCTGGATCTGTCTCCGGCTcatccccccccctctcctacaCGGCTGTGGCTGGAGGGAGTGACCGCCCTGGACTCGGACACGGACGGCCCATCCCCGCTCCACCGCGGCAGACTGGCTCTGGCTCGCAGCAGCGAGGAGCTGGCCAAGATCCAGGAGACCCTGAGGGAGCTTCATGCTTTCCTGTATGAGGCAGGGGGCTTCGGCGCTGGCAAGGGCCCCGGGACTTTGGGTCAGGCGGCTTCCCTCCACGGGCGGTATCGCAGGGAGACGCCCAGGTGGCAGAGGGCCATGGAGGTGGAGGCGCGAATCCGCCAGGCGGGCCTCACTACCCCCTCACTGATGAAGCGGTCGGCCTCGCTGGCCAAACTGGACTGCCTGGAGCTGTCAGCCAATGACTTAAGTGACTGGGACCTCCGGCCCCCCACCAAAAACAACCACCGCCCTCAGGGACCCCCACCGGTGCCTATCCCCAACCGCACCGGCCCAGACGACGTCTCCAAGAAGCTGCGCATTTTGTCTGTAAGCCCGCCCATCTCCCCCAGCCTACTGGATCCAGACAGGACTGAGAGTGACAATCCAAAGCTGGGGACTGAGGATGATCCCTCCCCTTCAGCTTTTCTCCTTCAAGGGGAGGAGCGAGAGGAGGGGCTGGAGACAGACCACTCCCCCCAGCTCACCTGCACCCAGTCCCCAAAGAGCGCTGTCCCTATGGTGGCCAGCGCACGGCAACAGCAGCCGCTCGGGAAGAGTCACCCACAGCGCCGGCTCCGCAAGGCTGCTGACAAGAGACGGACTGCCACGCTGTTCTACAATACCATGTGA
- the ssh2a gene encoding uncharacterized protein ssh2a isoform X4 — protein MFTVLRPEDNIRLAVRLESAYAQPQCTRYMVVVSTNGRQDTEESVVLGMDFSSADSSCTVGLVLPLWSDTLIHLDGDGGFSVSTVNRVHVFKPVSVQAMWSALQSLHKACEVARCHNYYPGSLFLTWVSYYQSRVSSDQVCINQWNAMQDVQSHRADSPILFTDVPTERERTERLIKTRLREIMMQKDLENVTSKEIRTELEMQMVCNLREFKEFIDNEMIVILGQMDSPTEIFDHVYLGSEWNASNLEELQNSGVRYILNVTREIDNFFPGMFEYHNIRVYDEEATNLLEYWNDTYKFITKAKKAGAKCLVHCKMGVSRSASTVIAYAMKEYGWDLGRAFDHVKERRTVTKPNPSFMRQLEEYQGILLASKQRHNKLWRSHSDSDLSERYETPLCKTRPHSHTLGRSDLHHHDGPAPSLKHLLASAVLQALGGADEPDGQTEGSLTSGTNSEPSRLTRSHSHSPVSGLSNGLGESRETLFLPLLPRPQAAAVHQDAVDNSSLAAVAVTVPVAAVPHPPPSLHVPPPSPQLSAKVPHLGLSGPRLPSPVPELKSHCAALTLDLPDPGRSEVIPQAALQSSDNATNTSGRPLTDPLGGRGDCVTMISPGEPMGPVPPTMPLSEGPCDNDDNNNPRGTADPPDGTHASSSSNLSTDSIDFFSAREKFLGLSEQAAPRTPQSRCPTQEPRPLSLEDPAGEPPATELEEQGKNSPTTEDGSAQALSPHPDNGVSVRHLVTEIESISHPAAPVWFSQQLGPEDHDGETPLTPPCYPQSPSTPPSDLPAGSVRRATKQLEQKLRQELDLPLSTLPSQRSPLHTPSTDSPAADCPPLVSPAADCPPLVSPAADCPPLVSPAADCPPLVSPAADCPPLVSPAADCPPLVSPAADCPPLVSPAADCPPLVSPAADCPPLVSPAADCPPLVSPAADCPPLVSPAADCLLQHRLTSTPDLRTLTEVFSVSQGDTESARGMEQGRFVVSDMDIGPHPVFPSYPNAHPFSGPVPTIALPSLDLSPAHPPPSPTRLWLEGVTALDSDTDGPSPLHRGRLALARSSEELAKIQETLRELHAFLYEAGGFGAGKGPGTLGQAASLHGRYRRETPRWQRAMEVEARIRQAGLTTPSLMKRSASLAKLDCLELSANDLSDWDLRPPTKNNHRPQGPPPVPIPNRTGPDDVSKKLRILSVSPPISPSLLDPDRTESDNPKLGTEDDPSPSAFLLQGEEREEGLETDHSPQLTCTQSPKSAVPMVASARQQQPLGKSHPQRRLRKAADKRRTATLFYNTM, from the exons ATGTTCACTGTCCTGCGTCCTGAGGACAACATCCGCCTG GCAGTGCGTCTGGAGAGTGCCTACGCCCAGCCTCAGTGCACCCGCTACATGGTGGTGGTGTCTACCAATGGGAGGCAGGACACTGAGGAGAGTGTGGTGCTGGGAATGGACTTCAGCTCCGCAGACAG CTCTTGCACCGTCGGGCTGGTTTTACCCCTGTGGAGCGACACACTGATTCACTTGGATGGAGATGG gggCTTCAGTGTGTCCACGGTCAACAGGGTCCATGTCTTCAAACCAGTGTCTGTACAGGCCATGTG gtcTGCTCTCCAGTCTCTCCATAAGGCCTGTGAGGTGGCCCGTTGCCATAACTACTACCCcgggagtctgtttctgacctgGGTCAGTTACTACCAGAGCCGCGTCTCCTCTGACCAGGTCTGCATAAACCAGTGGAACGCCATGCAGGATGTCCAGTCCCACCGGGCCGACTCGCCAATCCTCTTCACCGACGT GCCAACGGAGAGGGAGCGTACCGAGCGGCTGATCAAGACTCGCCTCAGGGAGATCATGATGCAGAAAGACCTGGAGAACGTCACCTCCAAAGAG ATTCGTACAGAGCTGGAGATGCAGATGGTGTGCAACCTTCGAGAGTTTAAGGAGTTCATCGACAATGAGATGATCGTCATCCTGGGTCAGATGGACAGCCCCACAGAGATCTTTGACCACGTCTACTTA GGTTCTGAGTGGAACGCGTCTAACTTAGAAGAGCTGCAGAACAGCGG TGTGAGGTACATCCTCAACGTGACGCGGGAGATTGACAATTTCTTCCCAGGAATGTTTGAGTACCACAACATACGCGTGTATGACGAGGAAGCCACCAACCTCCTGGAGTACTGGAATGACACCTACAAGTTCATAACCAAGGCCAA GAAGGCGGGTGCTAAGTGTCTGGTCCACTGTAAGATGGGAGTGAGCCGTTCCGCGTCCACGGTGATCGCCTACGCCATGAAGGAGTATGGCTGGGACCTGGGGAGGGCCTTCGACCATGTGAAGGAGCGCCGTACCGTCACAAAACCCAACCCCTCTTTCATGAGACAGTTAGAGGAGTACCAGGGAATCCTGTTGGCCAG TAAACAGAGGCACAACAAGCTGTGGCGTTCCCACTCTGACAGCGACCTCTCGGAGCGTTACGAGACCCCGCTGTGTAAGACCAGACCCCACAGCCACACACTGGGCCGCTCTGACCTCCACCACCACGACGGGCCCGCCCCCTCCCTGAAACACCTCCTGGCCTCAGCCGTGCTCCAGGCGCTGGGCGGCGCCGACGAGCCCGACGGCCAGACGGAAGGCTCGCTAACCTCAGGCACAAACTCTGAGCCCTCCCGACTCACCCGTTCCCACTCCCACTCCCCGGTGTCTGGTCTGTCCAACGGCCTGGGTGAGTCCCGGGAGACGCTCTTCCTCCCGCTGCTTCCCCGGCCCCAGGCAGCCGCGGTGCACCAAGACGCCGTGGACAACTCGTCTCTGGCGGCTGTGGCCGTGACTGTGCCCGTCGCCGCcgtcccccaccctcccccctcgTTGCATGTCCCCCCTCCGTCCCCCCAACTATCGGCCAAAGTCCCCCACCTAGGTTTGAGCGGCCCACGGCTGCCCAGCCCTGTGCCTGAATTAAAATCTCACTGTGCTGCGCTGACCCTGGATTTGCCTGACCCCGGCCGCTCCGAGGTCATACCTCAGGCCGCCCTGCAGTCCAGCGACAATGCCACCAATACCTCGGGGCGCCCCCTGACTGACCCGCTGGGCGGTAGAGGGGACTGCGTCACCATGATCTCCCCGGGCGAACCCATGGGCCCGGTCCCCCCCACCATGCCTCTCTCTGAAGGACCCTGTGACAACGATGACAATAACAACCCCCGGGGCACCGCCGACCCCCCCGACGGTACCCACGCCAGCTCGTCCTCCAACCTCAGCACGGACAGCATAGACTTTTTCAGCGCGCGCGAGAAGTTCCTGGGCCTGTCGGAGCAGGCGGCTCCGCGGACGCCCCAGTCTCGGTGCCCCACTCAGGAGCCGCGGCCGCTGTCTCTCGAGGACCCCGCCGGGGAACCCCCAGCGACCGAGCTGGAGGAGCAGGGAAAG AACTCCCCCACTACGGAAGACGGCTCGGCCCAAGCCTTGTCTCCTCACCCCGACAACGGCGTGTCAGTCCGCCATCTTGTCACGGAGATAGAGTCCATATCCCACCCCGCGGCCCCTGTCTGGTTCTCCCAGCAGCTGGGCCCCGAGGACCATGATGGGGAGACCCCACTGACCCCGCCCTGTTACCCACAATCCCCCTCCACGCCGCCTTCCGATTTGCCGGCCGGCTCAGTGCGCAGGGCCACTAAACAGCTGGAACAGAAGTTGAGGCAGGAGCTGGACTTGCCTCTCAGCACCTTGCCTAGCCAACGCTCACCTCTCCACACACCAAGTACTGACTCTCCTGCCGCAGACTGCCCCCCCCTGGTCTCTCCTGCCGCAGACTGCCCCCCCCTGGTCTCTCCTGCCGCAGACTGCCCCCCCCTGGTCTCTCCTGCCGCAGACTGCCCCCCCCTGGTCTCTCCTGCCGCAGACTGCCCCCCCCTGGTCTCTCCTGCCGCAGACTGCCCCCCCCTGGTCTCTCCTGCCGCAGACTGCCCCCCCCTGGTCTCTCCTGCCGCAGACTGCCCCCCCCTGGTCTCTCCTGCCGCAGACTGCCCCCCCCTGGTCTCTCCTGCCGCAGACTGCCCCCCCCTGGTCTCTCCTGCCGCAGACTGCCCTCCCCTGGTCTCTCCTGCCGCAGACTGCCTTCTGCAGCACAGGCTTACCTCTACTCCTGATCTCCGAACTCTGACTGAGGTTTTCAGTGTGTCACAAGGAGACACAGAGTCAGCCAGAGGGATGGAGCAGGGAAGGTTTGTTGTCTCAGACATGGACATTGGCCCACACCCTGTCTTCCCTTCCTACCCAAATGCTCACCCCTTCTCTGGCCCTGTCCCCACCATCGCGCTGCCTTCTCTGGATCTGTCTCCGGCTcatccccccccctctcctacaCGGCTGTGGCTGGAGGGAGTGACCGCCCTGGACTCGGACACGGACGGCCCATCCCCGCTCCACCGCGGCAGACTGGCTCTGGCTCGCAGCAGCGAGGAGCTGGCCAAGATCCAGGAGACCCTGAGGGAGCTTCATGCTTTCCTGTATGAGGCAGGGGGCTTCGGCGCTGGCAAGGGCCCCGGGACTTTGGGTCAGGCGGCTTCCCTCCACGGGCGGTATCGCAGGGAGACGCCCAGGTGGCAGAGGGCCATGGAGGTGGAGGCGCGAATCCGCCAGGCGGGCCTCACTACCCCCTCACTGATGAAGCGGTCGGCCTCGCTGGCCAAACTGGACTGCCTGGAGCTGTCAGCCAATGACTTAAGTGACTGGGACCTCCGGCCCCCCACCAAAAACAACCACCGCCCTCAGGGACCCCCACCGGTGCCTATCCCCAACCGCACCGGCCCAGACGACGTCTCCAAGAAGCTGCGCATTTTGTCTGTAAGCCCGCCCATCTCCCCCAGCCTACTGGATCCAGACAGGACTGAGAGTGACAATCCAAAGCTGGGGACTGAGGATGATCCCTCCCCTTCAGCTTTTCTCCTTCAAGGGGAGGAGCGAGAGGAGGGGCTGGAGACAGACCACTCCCCCCAGCTCACCTGCACCCAGTCCCCAAAGAGCGCTGTCCCTATGGTGGCCAGCGCACGGCAACAGCAGCCGCTCGGGAAGAGTCACCCACAGCGCCGGCTCCGCAAGGCTGCTGACAAGAGACGGACTGCCACGCTGTTCTACAATACCATGTGA
- the ssh2a gene encoding protein phosphatase Slingshot homolog 2 isoform X5, with translation MTLGMSATGSSAESCFCSCCGAKMMPYFSDDGVASQNQINQLISESFLTVKGAALFLPRGNGSSSSSAPRLSQRRNKHTGDLQQHLQTMFTVLRPEDNIRLAVRLESAYAQPQCTRYMVVVSTNGRQDTEESVVLGMDFSSADSSCTVGLVLPLWSDTLIHLDGDGGFSVSTVNRVHVFKPVSVQAMWSALQSLHKACEVARCHNYYPGSLFLTWVSYYQSRVSSDQVCINQWNAMQDVQSHRADSPILFTDVPTERERTERLIKTRLREIMMQKDLENVTSKEIRTELEMQMVCNLREFKEFIDNEMIVILGQMDSPTEIFDHVYLGSEWNASNLEELQNSGNV, from the exons ATGACGCTCGGTATGTCGGCAACCGGCAGTTCTGCGGAGAGTTGCTTCTGCTCGTGCTGTGGTGCGAAGATGATGCCCTACTTTTCCGACGACGGAGTCGCGTCTCAGAACCAGATCAACCAACT CATCAGCGAGAGCTTCCTGACGGTGAAGGGTGCCGCCCTCTTCCTGCCTCGGGGGAAtggctcctcctcttcctcggcGCCTCGCCTCAGCCAGCGACGTAATAAACATACAG GTGACCTCCAGCAGCACCTACAGACCATGTTCACTGTCCTGCGTCCTGAGGACAACATCCGCCTG GCAGTGCGTCTGGAGAGTGCCTACGCCCAGCCTCAGTGCACCCGCTACATGGTGGTGGTGTCTACCAATGGGAGGCAGGACACTGAGGAGAGTGTGGTGCTGGGAATGGACTTCAGCTCCGCAGACAG CTCTTGCACCGTCGGGCTGGTTTTACCCCTGTGGAGCGACACACTGATTCACTTGGATGGAGATGG gggCTTCAGTGTGTCCACGGTCAACAGGGTCCATGTCTTCAAACCAGTGTCTGTACAGGCCATGTG gtcTGCTCTCCAGTCTCTCCATAAGGCCTGTGAGGTGGCCCGTTGCCATAACTACTACCCcgggagtctgtttctgacctgGGTCAGTTACTACCAGAGCCGCGTCTCCTCTGACCAGGTCTGCATAAACCAGTGGAACGCCATGCAGGATGTCCAGTCCCACCGGGCCGACTCGCCAATCCTCTTCACCGACGT GCCAACGGAGAGGGAGCGTACCGAGCGGCTGATCAAGACTCGCCTCAGGGAGATCATGATGCAGAAAGACCTGGAGAACGTCACCTCCAAAGAG ATTCGTACAGAGCTGGAGATGCAGATGGTGTGCAACCTTCGAGAGTTTAAGGAGTTCATCGACAATGAGATGATCGTCATCCTGGGTCAGATGGACAGCCCCACAGAGATCTTTGACCACGTCTACTTA GGTTCTGAGTGGAACGCGTCTAACTTAGAAGAGCTGCAGAACAGCGG GAATGTTTGA